In the genome of Numida meleagris isolate 19003 breed g44 Domestic line unplaced genomic scaffold, NumMel1.0 unplaced_Scaffold2141, whole genome shotgun sequence, the window tttctatggggctctatggggtgtcgccatgggtcgctatggggtgTCATTACCGGGAGTCACCACGCGGTGTCGCTGTGGTTTCTACGGGGGTTTCTCTATGGGGTTCGCTATTGGGGCGCGCTATGGGGctcgctatggggctctatggggtctctgtgggtctgtttctatggggctctatgggtaGCTATGGGGTCTTgttatgggtctctatggggtgtcACTATGGGGCTCTTTGGGGTCttgctatggggctctatggggcttTTGTGGGTCtgtttctatggggcactatggggcgtCGCtctgggtctctatgggttctCTGTGGGTCTgtttctatggggctctatggggtcttgctatgggtctctatgggtcgctatggggtgGCGCTATGGGGCGTCGCcatggggcgctgtggggtgTCATTACCGGGTGTCACCACGCGGTGGCGCTGTGGGGCGCTACGAGTTGTCATTACCGGGAGTCACCACGCGGTGTCGCTGTGGTTTCTACAGGGGTTCTCTATGGGGTTCGCTATGGGGCGTCGCTGTGGGTCTgtttctatggggctctatgggtctctatggggtgtcgctatggggctctatggggtctctgtgggtctgtttctatggggctctatgggtcgccgtggggctccatggggctgtcgctatggggctctatggggtctctgtgggtctgtttctatggggctctatggggtcttgctatggggctctatggggtcttgCTATGGGGTGGCGCTATGGGGCGTCGCcatggggcgctatggggtgtCATTACCGGGAGTCACCACGCGGTGTCGCTGTGGTTCTACGGGGGTTCTCTATGGGGTTCGCTA includes:
- the LOC110390824 gene encoding uncharacterized protein LOC110390824; the protein is MGRRCGSLWGLCGSVSMGLYGVSPWVAMGCHYRESPRGVAVVSTGVSLWGSLLGRAMGLAMGLYGVSVGLFLWGSMGSYGVLLWVSMGCHYGALWGLAMGLYGAFVGLFLWGTMGRRSGSLWVLCGSVSMGLYGVLLWVSMGRYGVALWGVAMGRCGVSLPGVTTRWRCGALRVVITGSHHAVSLWFLQGFSMGFAMGRRCGSVSMGLYGSLWGVAMGLYGSPWGSMGLSLWGSMGSLWVCFYGALWGLAMGLYGVLLWGGAMGRRHGALWGVITGSHHAVSLWFYGGSLWGSLWGVAMGLYGVLLWGSMGSLWVCFYGALWVAMGRRSGSLWGVAVGRYGVSLPGVTTRWRCGSP